The DNA sequence AATTTCTTTTTAGTATTCAATATTTACTTAGCCCTCTCTCCTCATACAAGTATTAAGATTCAGCAGTTAGGCCACAATTTtgttgtaaaattttaaaaccatCATCCGGAGCCTCATTCATCCGTATTTTATCATCTTCTTCATGGGATAGATTTAGCTTGTAAAAGCTTACAAGCATTCCTGGCAGTTATAGTTTGATTCTTCTCCTTTCAGATCTAAGAGCTGGTTTGAGTTATTTTTGTGTAGCTGCTATTATGCTCTTAGAATTCCCAGGATGTCAGATATGATATTAagtgttaaatttatttgatagtAGAACAGCAGATCGCTGATAAAGATAGTAGAACAGCAGATCGCTGATAAATATATTGGTCTCTGAAATAAATGAGCTTACAGCATTTTAGTTCTCCCATAAGCATACTACTGCagttattttgtttttaaaattttgagatgTAGAACACGGGATACTGTCGAAGCATATGATTTTTTTGTTTCAAACTCCAAATTTCTGCAAGTTAGAAGAATTCTTTTATGTATTAAATCTAGCTGCAAAATTAGATATCATatgtcaatttataaaattgatcTTCTTAGCAAGTTGATCCATTTCTCTTAGTTGATTAGGTAGAATCATCTGACATTTTGCTACATGGAAAACAATAAATGCATCAAAGGGTCAACAGAAATCTCTCTCAATTTTCATCTCTCTGAAGTTTCTTAATTGAAACAGATGGTGTATAAAGCTTCAAACCATAGATAACAATAACATTAACTGCAGAAAATGGGAGACTTTGCCCGAATAACCGACCAAACAGTTTACCATATTTCAACTTGTCATTTTTATGTTGCTGTTTCTTGCTTTGAGGTGTAAATACAAAGAAGTAAACGCAATCCAATCCATTTCCAAATCAGAAGCTTTCATATGCAtaaaaattgcaataaaagagtCTGTTTGACATTAAGAAACAAGAGTTAACTTTAGGAGAACCTGGAAGAAGACAAGAGGCACTGGCTGGCGTGCCACTGCCTCCTCATCATCGACAGGCACATCTTCATAACCGGAGATCTTGGCAGTGTCGTAATCTGCTGCTTTTTTAGAGTTGCAATTTCCATCTAACTATCCGGTAGGGGAACAATGAATTCAAAAGGCAGCATCCACAAGACCACCCTCACAACCTAGGTCCATTCCACTCGTGTCACAATCAACCAATTTTTGGTCTGAAAGAGAGATCAACTTCTCAGTTGAGAGTTTTGTAATCTCTTCCATTGCTGCCACTGCAGAAAAAGCCCAACTACATCCTGCAATTTGCATATAATTCACACAAGATCTAGCAGAGGTTTCAATTAGTATACCATTGAATTGAAAAATGTATACAATTAACAGTGGTTATCTATAACAAGTTTATGTGATTTATTGCATTGACCTTGGTCTTTGATAGGGTTAACAGCAAGATGCAACTGCAGTGACATTTTCATACTTGAATGACTCTGTTCTGGATGCACTTGGATCAGAAGCCATCCTGTACCTGTCATGCGAGGCACAATTTCTTCATGAGTGAGGTCTATATAATCAATGATGCCTAGCTTTTAAGGCTTATTCTCAGCTTTGTTTATAATGACAGGTTAGTCACTTTTCTACTGGTATGAGAAGCAGCAGAGTTTATTTTGCTCATTGGCCCTGGAGTTATCTTCAGGCCAAAGAGTTCTCAAGTTAGAACTCTAGTAGGAGCTAATAGTACCAAAAAGTACGGTAATTTTAGACCAAGTTTTTATGGTTGTATAGAGTATATGCCTCTCTTATGTCCGGTCTCATCCataacttacctcttgaaaaatgGGCCATCCATGAAAATGGATCCGGTTGACATTAGACGATTTGAGAGCAGAAGGACTTTCAGGGGAAGAAATAACATTCAAAGGCAGACAGCAGAAACTTTACCAGCCATTATATTGTTTAGGATTTCTCATTTGTTTGCATCTGCTTTATTCATTATCACGAGGACTTATCATATTTTGATTGACCTCAAATTTAACTCATGTAGAGGTGTCTTTGACAATGAAATTATCTGTCAGTAATAATAATTCCTAGGGTTTCTTCATAGCCACCAGCTTTTCCAgactttacattttaaattgaatttgctTGTTCTACAGAGAAGATATATTGATGGCTTTAATATTATGTTTCgaaattacatttttaattGCCTAAAAGTGAGGGACTTCATCTGCTAAACCTAACAGCAACTTGTAGTTTAAATTTTGTGATTTGGGTGCAACTTTGATGCTTGGACTTGGAGTGCAACTAAAAGATTGAAAGAGGAATCACCACCCATTTCATTATCAAAGTAAAACGTTATATACATTCACACAGCAGTGGGCAATAATAGAAATTTAAGGTCCACACATCTTTACTATGCTGCAATTTATGCAGTTGGATAGGAAGGCTCCATGGCTATTCCACAAAGACCTTCCTTAGCATCAATGTCTCTTTCCATTCTTATGTATCCATCCTCACCCCATGAAGTTCCCCATGAGTTCTTCACTAACCAATACTTTTTACCATCATCACTTGTCCCATACCCCACTGCAGTAACTCCATGGTCTAGCTCAGTTCCACAATCTCCTGTAAACACCCCACTTGAGTAGAACTGAAAGGCAGATCCACTGGCATCAATTGCCACAGAAACTGGCTGCTTGGCTACCGCCTTTCGTAGTGACTCCTCGCTGTTGGCAGGAACATCTTCATAACCTGTAATCTTGGCTGCATGGTTAGATGCCTTCCCATTGTTGCAAGTGCCATCCACTCCTTGGTAGGGATAGTTTGCTTCGGTTGTTAGGCCTCCATTCTTTATGATGAATTTAAATGCATCATCCATAAGGCCTCCTTCACAGCCTTGATCTTCACCACTCGTGTCACAATCAACTAATTCTTGCTCCGAAAGAGAGATCAACTTGCCTGTTGAGAGCTTTGTAATGCCTTCCATGGCTGCCACAGCAGAAAATGCCCAGCAACATcctataattttttcataataatacATGGTTAAGTGAGTAAAAGGAAAATCATAGTACCATGTAAATAGAATAGGCTATTGTGCCTTACCACATTGGCTTTGGTCCTTGATGGGTGTGACAGCTCCTTTCTTTGTCCAATCAATGGAAGTTGGCACTGTAGTGACATTTTCATACCTAAACGGTGATGTTTCAGGTGTCTTAAAAATGGAAGAACTTCTGTATCCATTTTTGGAATTCCTGAATTCTTCATTAGTAAGGTCTGCAAATGCATTGACGCCAAGCTTGTAAGGCCTATGCCCAGCATTGTTGAAGGATTCAATGAACTCCACATTCTCCTTGAATATATTAAAGCGTCTTTCCTTCTCAGCATTATCTTTATATACACGTCCATATTTAGCAATCCAAATTTCATGCTTCTCAGCCATGGTTGCATCCTTCAGCGAGCGGGACCAGGCTTGAGACACCCAGAGCCCCACTACCAAAACCACCATAAAAATTAGCTTGTTTTCAAGAATTGCAGCCATTGTTCTGCCAAGTAAATATAATATTGCTGTTGAAGCTGGTGATTACAGGTGAAGAGTTTGTAGAGTGTCCGGCACATTAGTTCTTTGAGGACTAAGGTTATTTATAGTTGTGTATTAGTCCTTCCATGGGATTCCTTCATAGTTGCACTCCCATACTACCTGGTGAATCCGGCAAGTCGTGAATGATGTTGACAAATGAATTTCAGTTTGTTGACGTTGCTACTTTCTATGAGTTTCAACTTCCACGTTATCTAGATTTTGTAGTGTTATGAGAAGCTGTGTTCCTGTTTCTTGGGAGTTGATTTGTCTAATGATTAAGCTGTCTTTTTGTTGGTTCGTTAGGCTTTAGTCCAAGACTGATCAATTGTCTTTTGTATTCTATGACTAAGACCCTTGTTTTCCAATTGTATGTAACAACTAATGAAAACTGAGAAGCTTTTGTGCAAATATGCTCTAGGCATTCTAGACCGCAGTCCAAAATCTCCATTACAACATTGCATGATCAATTATCTATCATGAAAACTCCTTTTCTAGATGATCTATCTTCAAGTTCTGAATGCTTTGAGAGTCTCAATGCTGACCTACAAAGTATCTGGAAAGCTTCTTATTTTGTTCTATCCTCTTCTAAAATTTGCGACTAGCTTTCTGGGAAGTTGGATAAATGCATTTTTGGAGCTAGACTTGTAGCCATAAAATTTTCTGTTAGAATGTAGTTACTAGAAAATAGAACATTGAATGGAAACTTGAATTGTCGAGACCCAAAATAAGTCCATGCAGAAATATTCCATTagttttaacaattttattttgcaTTTATTCACTTGTCTTTCCTTGTGTTAATTTCTTTTTGCCACAGGACTTAGCATACAGCTTCAGCTACTCAAGCCTATGCAGGGACCCATGCTCACCTCAAGTGATGAAGATGTTGAGGAAGGCTCTATTGGATTTTCAGTGGTAGGAGTTGAAAGAATAATGGCTAATAGACAAAACGCAGCGCGATAAATATGGGTTAATGAAACGGTGCGTATAAAGAAATGCACAGGGATGAATTTCGGCGTCTCTTTCTAAGGCTATGTCGAACTGATGTCGAACTAAAAAAACACCTAACTGATGCCGAATTGGAAAAAATCGAAGTGGTGCTGAATTGGGAAACACCGAATTGATATCGAACTAAAAAGTCATGCCTTCCACATACATCAGATTACGAAAAAGAATTTAAGCGGGAAACAAATAGTTAATTATGAAAGTAGTTAGCACTTTGTTGAGTAGAACCTCTAGATCATTCTAGTAGCTTctgcttttatatatataagttaACACAAAGCAAGCaatatatatgaattttttctctcttctattttctattatagTTATTACATTCtattcatggtatcagagcttgatAATCAAGTTTCTGTAGTAGTTATGGCTAGTACCAGTAATGTGACCCCAACTATGAATCAGAAGGGCCACCTCACTCTGCATAATTCTGATTCTCCAGGAGCAGTGTTGGTGAGCATACTACTCATTGGAGAAAATTACCTGACTTGGAGCATATCGATACTGACTACACTGCGAACCAAGGATAAAGTTGGTTTTGTaatggaaaaataaaagaaatttgagGAAGACTCTCAGGATTTTGAACAATGGCAAAAAGTCGATAGCATGGTAATTTTTGTATACCATGACTTTTCCTGAACTATGGGAATAGTTGACTCAACATTTTAGAGGCAGCAATGGACCTCAGATCTACTAGATCGTGAGAAATAAGCTTATTCCAACAAGGCAACATGAATGTAATGGTTTATTTTACTAGACTCAATAAATTTTGGGATGAATTAACTTGTGTCAGACAACCTATTTGTACTTGTGATGCTGCAAAAGAGATGAGTGACATCTGTGAAAGCGATAAATTGATCTAGTTCCTCATGGAATTAAATTCATTATATGATCACGTTAGGAATCAAATCCTCCTCATGAATCTGTTTTTCCCATTGAATTGTGCATATGCCATGGTATTGAGAGTTGAAAAACTAAAAA is a window from the Manihot esculenta cultivar AM560-2 chromosome 16, M.esculenta_v8, whole genome shotgun sequence genome containing:
- the LOC110602838 gene encoding senescence-specific cysteine protease SAG39: MAAILENKLIFMVVLVVGLWVSQAWSRSLKDATMAEKHEIWIAKYGRVYKDNAEKERRFNIFKENVEFIESFNNAGHRPYKLGVNAFADLTNEEFRNSKNGYRSSSIFKTPETSPFRYENVTTVPTSIDWTKKGAVTPIKDQSQCGCCWAFSAVAAMEGITKLSTGKLISLSEQELVDCDTSGEDQGCEGGLMDDAFKFIIKNGGLTTEANYPYQGVDGTCNNGKASNHAAKITGYEDVPANSEESLRKAVAKQPVSVAIDASGSAFQFYSSGVFTGDCGTELDHGVTAVGYGTSDDGKKYWLVKNSWGTSWGEDGYIRMERDIDAKEGLCGIAMEPSYPTA